A section of the Triticum dicoccoides isolate Atlit2015 ecotype Zavitan chromosome 7A, WEW_v2.0, whole genome shotgun sequence genome encodes:
- the LOC119330851 gene encoding 26.2 kDa heat shock protein, mitochondrial-like — MASAVDCKGKEIAPASLLKSGAPVAFRSVHSPAVTAARRPYNTQAKEVSRYDDDDDDDDYSGRDLVIPSFFSQDVIDPLGAPTSMARLLSLMEDVASQTGGLSSTAGAGASRLGRWVAKEDDDAVYLKVPMPGLTKEHVEVRADKNILVIKGEGEKQPWDGDDDDSAVPKYNRRIEVPSADAYKMDKIKAEMKNGVLWVTLLKVKEEERKDVFHVKVE; from the exons ATGGCTTCCGCCGTCGATTGCAAGGGCAAGGAAATCGCGCCGGCCAGCCTCCTCAAGTCCGGTGCTCCCGTGGCCTTCCGCTCGGTCCACTCCCCCGCCgtcaccgccgcccgccgcccgtacAACACGCAGGCCAAGGAGGTCAGCCgctacgacgacgacgacgacgacgacgactacagCGGCCGCGACCTCGTCATCCCCAGCTTCTTCTCGCAGG ACGTGATCGACCCGCTCGGCGCGCCGACCAGCATGGCCCGTCTGCTGTCCCTGATGGAGGACGTCGCATCTCAGACCGGCGGCCTCTCCTCCACTGCTGGGGCTGGCGCGTCGCGGCTCGGACGCTGGGTGGCCAAGGAGGACGACGACGCGGTGTACCTCAAGGTGCCGATGCCGGGGCTGACCAAGGAGCACGTGGAGGTGCGCGCGGACAAGAACATCCTGGTGATCAAGGGCGAGGGCGAGAAGCAGCCCtgggacggcgacgacgacgactccGCGGTGCCGAAGTACAACCGCCGCATCGAGGTGCCCTCTGCTGACGCGTACAAGATGGACAAGATCAAGGCCGAGATGAAGAACGGCGTGCTCTGGGTCACCCTGCTCAAGGTCAAGGAGGAGGAGCGCAAGGACGTCTTCCACGTCAAGGtcgagtag